The Yoonia sp. SS1-5 genome contains a region encoding:
- a CDS encoding outer membrane beta-barrel protein, whose translation MSYNKFVAAAVCALVSSAATAQGITGGELGFGYSTFLDDDIDTSLYTFNGGVEIGFSPEFSLGLSGASYSAASGDEDNITDTNITVHGIFNLNDATALGVFVGRDFLAEEEIDPDDPTAEIAEATTYVGAEARTSFAGGSVEGYLGFLDSDIDGDDDVTQTIFGVEAAYEAAPSFDVLLGIDSYRVSDDDESITVTAVSIGGAYKIAGGPSIYGEFGNVSISGSDGDVDVSFGDESFVGLGVTYTFGPAGTDGAFGSRSRNDAIGF comes from the coding sequence GTGTCCTACAACAAATTTGTCGCAGCGGCAGTCTGCGCGCTCGTATCATCAGCGGCCACTGCACAAGGCATCACCGGCGGTGAGCTTGGCTTTGGCTATTCCACATTCCTTGACGACGATATCGACACATCGCTTTACACGTTCAACGGCGGCGTCGAAATCGGCTTTAGCCCGGAATTCTCCCTCGGGCTCAGCGGTGCGTCTTACTCTGCAGCAAGCGGGGACGAAGATAACATCACTGACACCAACATCACCGTGCACGGTATCTTCAATCTGAACGATGCGACAGCCTTGGGTGTTTTTGTCGGGCGTGACTTCCTGGCGGAAGAGGAAATCGACCCCGATGATCCAACAGCCGAAATTGCAGAGGCCACCACATATGTTGGTGCCGAGGCGCGGACCTCATTTGCTGGCGGCAGCGTAGAGGGGTATCTGGGTTTCCTCGATTCTGACATCGACGGCGATGACGACGTCACCCAAACAATTTTCGGTGTCGAGGCCGCCTACGAAGCAGCCCCAAGCTTTGATGTATTGCTGGGCATCGATTCCTATCGCGTGAGCGATGACGATGAATCGATCACCGTCACAGCGGTCTCTATCGGCGGTGCCTATAAGATTGCCGGCGGCCCATCCATTTATGGTGAATTCGGGAATGTCAGCATTTCAGGATCCGATGGCGATGTGGACGTCAGCTTTGGCGATGAAAGCTTTGTGGGTCTTGGTGTGACATACACATTCGGGCCAGCCGGCACCGACGGTGCCTTCGGATCGCGCAGCCGGAACGACGCGATCGGTTTCTGA
- the trmFO gene encoding methylenetetrahydrofolate--tRNA-(uracil(54)-C(5))-methyltransferase (FADH(2)-oxidizing) TrmFO codes for MTQILNIIGGGMAGSEAAWQAANAGLQVIMHEMRPKVETFAHRTGHLGEMVCSNSFRSDDHEQNAVGLLHWEMLQADGLIMKTAYKHRLPAGGALAVDRDPFAQSVTAALTAHPNIRIVYDEVTTLPDDGHWIIATGPLTSGALADAIKAETGAEALAFFDAIAPIVYHDSIDMDVAWMQSRYDKGATEAERTAYLNCPMTKDQYEAFIDALLAADKTAFKEGETAGYFDGCLPIEVMAERGRETLRFGPMKPVGLTNAHQPDQKPYAVVQLRRDNALGTLFNIVGFQTKMKYAAQKSVFKMIPGLQDAEFARLGGIHRNTFLNAPTLLDDQMRLRSRPNIRFAGQITGVEGYVESAAMGLLAGRMAVAELTGRALPPVPNTTAMGALVTHITGGADAKTFQPMNVNFGLFPPLEGVKSGRRGRKERYKAYTDRAKIDWSAWLEQMLLDAA; via the coding sequence ATGACACAGATCCTCAATATCATCGGCGGCGGCATGGCCGGGTCAGAGGCCGCTTGGCAAGCTGCAAATGCGGGCCTGCAGGTCATCATGCACGAGATGCGCCCAAAGGTGGAAACCTTTGCCCACCGCACCGGCCATCTGGGCGAGATGGTCTGCTCGAACTCTTTCCGGTCTGACGATCATGAACAAAATGCGGTCGGCCTGTTGCATTGGGAAATGCTGCAAGCAGACGGGCTGATCATGAAAACGGCCTACAAACATCGCCTGCCCGCGGGCGGGGCGCTTGCCGTTGATCGCGATCCTTTTGCGCAAAGCGTGACTGCCGCCCTCACCGCCCATCCCAATATCCGTATCGTTTACGACGAGGTCACGACCCTGCCGGATGACGGGCATTGGATTATCGCCACAGGCCCCCTGACATCCGGCGCGCTGGCTGATGCGATCAAAGCGGAAACCGGGGCCGAGGCTTTGGCCTTTTTCGACGCCATCGCGCCCATCGTCTATCATGACAGTATTGATATGGACGTCGCATGGATGCAGTCGCGCTATGACAAGGGCGCGACAGAGGCCGAGCGCACCGCATACCTGAACTGTCCGATGACCAAGGACCAGTACGAGGCCTTTATCGACGCATTGCTTGCCGCCGATAAGACCGCATTCAAGGAAGGTGAAACCGCAGGCTATTTCGACGGCTGCCTGCCGATTGAGGTGATGGCCGAACGTGGGCGCGAAACCTTGCGCTTTGGCCCGATGAAGCCCGTCGGACTGACCAACGCCCACCAGCCCGATCAAAAACCCTACGCCGTGGTGCAACTGCGGCGCGACAACGCGCTGGGGACCCTCTTCAACATTGTCGGCTTCCAGACCAAGATGAAATACGCCGCACAGAAGTCTGTTTTTAAAATGATTCCTGGGCTTCAGGATGCCGAATTTGCCCGCCTTGGCGGCATTCACCGCAATACATTTCTGAATGCGCCAACCTTGTTGGATGATCAAATGCGTCTGCGCAGCCGCCCGAATATCCGGTTTGCAGGGCAGATCACCGGGGTCGAAGGCTATGTCGAAAGTGCCGCAATGGGCCTGCTTGCCGGGCGCATGGCGGTTGCCGAATTGACCGGCCGCGCCCTACCACCGGTGCCAAATACAACCGCGATGGGTGCGCTTGTCACGCATATCACTGGCGGTGCCGATGCTAAGACCTTTCAGCCCATGAATGTGAATTTCGGGCTATTCCCGCCGTTGGAAGGCGTCAAATCCGGGCGGCGCGGACGCAAGGAACGCTACAAGGCCTATACGGACCGGGCAAAGATCGACTGGTCAGCATGGCTTGAACAAATGTTACTGGACGCTGCCTGA
- a CDS encoding class I SAM-dependent methyltransferase, producing MAEKKDVIHPSLWTPRPVDETIAVYKDWAKSYDADIHARGYRTPARLAAAFRDYVDPGQTVLDFGCGTGIGGAALRTVGFETLHGTDVTAAMLEKGAKSGIYEKIWLSEPGKLDVQPGAYGGIFACGVISLAAAPASTLALVVSALGPGGILGLSYNDPTLKDQSYLDALQHEIDMDRVAQVFREHGPHLEDVDMGSDVIILRRL from the coding sequence ATGGCAGAGAAAAAAGACGTTATTCACCCCTCCCTGTGGACGCCGCGGCCCGTTGACGAGACGATTGCCGTCTACAAGGACTGGGCCAAAAGTTATGACGCGGACATCCACGCGCGCGGCTACCGTACGCCCGCCCGACTGGCCGCAGCTTTCCGGGACTACGTCGATCCGGGGCAGACAGTGCTGGATTTCGGATGCGGTACCGGGATTGGCGGTGCGGCATTACGCACCGTTGGATTTGAAACACTCCACGGCACCGATGTCACGGCGGCAATGCTGGAAAAAGGCGCCAAATCAGGAATTTACGAAAAGATCTGGTTGTCAGAGCCCGGCAAGCTGGATGTGCAGCCCGGCGCCTATGGCGGGATCTTTGCCTGCGGTGTGATCAGTCTTGCGGCAGCGCCTGCAAGCACGCTTGCGCTTGTCGTATCCGCCCTGGGACCGGGCGGCATTCTCGGCTTATCCTACAATGACCCGACGCTGAAAGATCAAAGCTATCTCGACGCCCTGCAGCACGAGATTGATATGGACCGTGTCGCGCAAGTGTTCCGGGAACATGGGCCACATCTGGAGGATGTCGATATGGGGTCGGACGTCATTATTCTGCGGCGCCTGTGA
- the gluQRS gene encoding tRNA glutamyl-Q(34) synthetase GluQRS has translation MITRFAPSPTGPLHLGHAYSALLAHDMAMAAGGTFLLRMDDIDRVRSKPAFEAQAIDDLRWLGIRWPTPIMQQSRSGDRFRAALQVLEGKGLLYPCACSRSDIAAAADAPQEGVPTHGPDGQIYPGTCRHRSMADFQEGDAIRMDLRQAIAAAGTLPFFTETGAAFAGDHQLDADDLLGTIGDVVVARKGMAAAYHLCVVVDDTAQQISHVIRGEDLFDATRIHVLLAHLLNMPTPVYHHHQLVRDDTGKRLAKRDDARAIAKYRADGLAPADIRAMVGLRAV, from the coding sequence GTGATTACCCGATTTGCGCCCTCGCCGACCGGTCCGCTGCATCTGGGGCACGCATATTCGGCCTTGCTGGCCCATGACATGGCCATGGCAGCTGGCGGCACATTTCTGCTGCGTATGGACGATATTGACCGGGTGCGGTCCAAACCGGCATTCGAAGCGCAGGCCATTGATGATCTGCGCTGGCTGGGTATCCGGTGGCCCACGCCCATCATGCAGCAATCCCGCTCGGGCGACCGATTTCGGGCGGCCCTGCAGGTATTAGAGGGCAAGGGCCTGCTCTACCCGTGCGCGTGCAGTCGATCCGACATCGCGGCAGCGGCGGATGCCCCGCAAGAGGGGGTGCCGACACATGGACCGGACGGGCAAATCTATCCGGGGACCTGCCGACACCGGTCCATGGCCGATTTTCAAGAGGGCGACGCCATTCGCATGGATCTGCGCCAGGCAATTGCGGCGGCAGGCACGCTACCCTTCTTCACCGAAACAGGGGCCGCGTTCGCTGGCGACCATCAACTCGACGCCGATGATCTGCTGGGCACCATCGGTGATGTGGTTGTGGCCCGCAAGGGGATGGCGGCGGCCTATCATCTCTGCGTGGTGGTGGATGATACGGCACAACAGATCAGCCACGTGATCCGGGGCGAGGACCTGTTTGACGCCACACGGATACATGTGCTGCTTGCGCATTTGTTGAACATGCCCACTCCGGTTTACCACCACCATCAACTGGTCCGCGATGATACTGGCAAGCGGTTGGCCAAACGCGACGATGCGCGCGCGATTGCCAAATACCGGGCCGATGGCCTGGCGCCAGCCGATATCAGGGCGATGGTGGGTCTTCGGGCAGTTTGA
- the hisI gene encoding phosphoribosyl-AMP cyclohydrolase, giving the protein MPFDPTSLTYDHAGLIPAIAQDANSGEVLMMAWMNAESVRQTLETGQVTYWSRSRQEFWVKGATSGNTQALVDFKVDCDRDCLLIEVQQQGPACHTGRRTCFYTAVRNDEEVEIVKLPEDPPSP; this is encoded by the coding sequence ATGCCATTTGATCCCACCTCGCTGACATATGATCACGCCGGGCTCATCCCCGCTATCGCGCAGGATGCCAATTCCGGTGAAGTGCTGATGATGGCCTGGATGAATGCCGAAAGTGTCAGGCAGACGCTAGAGACAGGGCAGGTCACCTATTGGTCCCGGTCCCGGCAGGAATTCTGGGTGAAGGGTGCGACCAGCGGCAACACCCAGGCCCTTGTGGATTTCAAGGTTGATTGTGATCGCGATTGCCTGCTGATCGAGGTCCAGCAGCAGGGGCCTGCCTGTCACACCGGCCGGCGGACCTGTTTCTATACCGCTGTGCGCAATGACGAAGAGGTTGAGATCGTCAAACTGCCCGAAGACCCACCATCGCCCTGA
- a CDS encoding iron-sulfur cluster assembly scaffold protein: MSAETDMIKLYSGRILALAADMPRTTRLPNPTATAKKRSPLCGSTVTVDVQVQDGVITDYAQDVKACALGQAAAAIVGNAIVGLRQTQVQTGRDQLLDMLKNDGPPPGAPFADLEVLAPAKDYKNRHASILLAFDATLEALETYQATA, translated from the coding sequence ATGTCGGCTGAAACAGATATGATCAAACTTTATTCCGGTCGGATTCTGGCATTGGCGGCGGATATGCCCCGGACAACCCGGCTGCCAAACCCGACCGCAACCGCCAAGAAACGTTCGCCGCTCTGCGGCTCGACCGTGACAGTGGATGTGCAGGTGCAGGACGGCGTGATCACGGATTACGCGCAGGATGTGAAAGCCTGCGCATTGGGACAGGCTGCAGCGGCGATTGTGGGCAATGCGATTGTGGGCCTGCGTCAGACACAGGTGCAAACCGGGCGCGACCAGCTATTGGATATGCTCAAGAATGACGGCCCGCCCCCCGGCGCACCCTTCGCCGATCTTGAGGTTCTGGCGCCTGCGAAAGACTACAAGAACCGGCATGCCTCTATTCTTTTGGCATTTGACGCAACGCTTGAAGCGCTGGAAACCTATCAGGCCACGGCTTAG
- the recG gene encoding ATP-dependent DNA helicase RecG, which yields MTGRPEVLFPLFGALTGLDGIGPKTAQTLDQAGISKPRDILMTLPHAVTDRQRRDSVRDVQAPDIATVEVLVGRHEPPKSRGRPYRVQVTDAQMTFQLVFFHAKGDYLQRLLPTGQRRLVSGKVELFDGIAQMVHPDHVLQVADGDQIPAFEPVYPLHAGISQKLMWKATRSALTLAADLPEWIDPGLKTREGWPDWHAALTSAHMPQSNAALSPDDPARQRLGYDELLAHQLTLALARAAARRSKGRSSVGTGALQDSVLAALPYRPTAAQTRAIAEISADLAADHRMNRLLQGDVGSGKTLVAFMALLCVVEAGGQGVMMAPTEILARQHLEGLQPLADSAGIRLDILTGRDKGGDRKAKLAALAAGDIHILVGTHAVFQDDVVFADLRLAIIDEQHRFGVAQRMQLGAKGAATDVLVMTATPIPRSLALAQYGDMDVSVLDEKPPGRTPVQTALVSTGRMDEVVEKLRGAVAEGRQAYWVCPLVEESELSDMTAAEERYKRLRATMGEGVVGLVHGQMPPAEKDAAMARFVSGETKILVATTVIEVGVNVPNASIMVIERAESFGLAQLHQLRGRVGRGAAASTCLLMYQAPLGETGRRRLEILRQTEDGFRISEEDLAMRGAGDVIGTVQSGLPRFRIADLERQAGLMALAQSDARKLLHDDPALQGARGQAARTLLWLMEQDKAIRLISVG from the coding sequence ATGACAGGCCGACCGGAAGTTCTGTTTCCGCTTTTCGGCGCATTGACCGGGCTGGATGGGATCGGCCCGAAAACGGCACAAACCCTTGATCAGGCGGGCATTTCGAAGCCCCGCGATATCCTGATGACATTGCCACATGCGGTGACTGACCGTCAAAGGCGTGACAGTGTCCGCGATGTGCAGGCGCCCGATATCGCCACGGTCGAGGTTCTGGTCGGCCGCCACGAGCCCCCCAAATCGCGCGGCAGACCCTATCGCGTTCAGGTGACGGACGCGCAGATGACCTTTCAACTGGTGTTCTTTCACGCCAAGGGCGATTATCTGCAGCGCCTGTTGCCGACCGGGCAGCGCCGTCTGGTGTCGGGCAAGGTAGAACTATTCGACGGCATCGCGCAGATGGTCCATCCCGATCACGTTCTGCAGGTCGCCGACGGCGATCAGATCCCCGCATTTGAACCGGTCTATCCGCTGCATGCCGGTATCTCACAGAAACTGATGTGGAAGGCCACCCGGTCTGCATTGACGCTGGCTGCCGATTTACCGGAATGGATTGATCCCGGCCTGAAGACCCGCGAAGGCTGGCCCGATTGGCATGCGGCGCTGACATCTGCCCACATGCCACAATCAAATGCGGCCCTGTCGCCGGATGATCCGGCCCGCCAGCGGCTGGGCTATGACGAATTGTTGGCCCATCAACTGACACTGGCACTGGCCCGGGCCGCCGCGCGCCGCAGCAAAGGCCGGTCTTCGGTGGGCACCGGCGCATTGCAGGACAGCGTATTGGCCGCCTTGCCATACCGTCCGACCGCCGCGCAAACCCGTGCCATCGCCGAAATCAGCGCAGATCTGGCCGCTGACCACCGTATGAACCGATTGCTGCAAGGCGATGTTGGGTCCGGCAAAACACTTGTGGCATTCATGGCATTGCTCTGCGTGGTCGAGGCAGGCGGGCAGGGCGTCATGATGGCCCCAACGGAAATTCTGGCCCGCCAGCATCTGGAAGGTTTGCAGCCTCTCGCGGACAGTGCGGGCATCCGCCTGGATATTCTGACCGGTCGCGACAAAGGGGGTGACCGGAAGGCAAAGCTGGCCGCACTGGCCGCGGGCGATATCCACATTCTGGTCGGCACGCATGCTGTTTTTCAGGATGATGTGGTTTTCGCAGATCTGCGGCTGGCGATTATTGATGAACAGCACCGCTTTGGTGTCGCACAGCGGATGCAACTGGGGGCCAAGGGGGCTGCCACGGATGTTCTGGTTATGACAGCAACCCCGATCCCGCGATCACTGGCGCTGGCCCAATATGGCGACATGGATGTGTCTGTTCTGGATGAAAAGCCCCCCGGCCGAACCCCCGTACAGACCGCGTTGGTATCGACGGGGCGCATGGATGAGGTCGTCGAAAAACTGCGCGGCGCGGTTGCCGAGGGGCGGCAGGCCTATTGGGTCTGCCCGCTGGTCGAAGAAAGCGAGCTGAGCGATATGACCGCGGCCGAGGAACGGTACAAACGTCTGCGTGCCACAATGGGCGAGGGCGTGGTTGGCCTTGTTCACGGGCAGATGCCACCGGCGGAAAAAGACGCGGCAATGGCCCGTTTTGTGTCAGGCGAGACAAAGATACTTGTTGCCACAACGGTGATCGAAGTTGGGGTGAACGTGCCCAACGCATCCATCATGGTGATCGAGCGCGCCGAAAGTTTCGGTCTGGCCCAGTTGCACCAGTTGCGGGGCAGGGTGGGCCGTGGTGCCGCGGCCTCGACCTGCCTGCTGATGTATCAGGCGCCGCTGGGCGAGACAGGCCGCCGACGTCTCGAAATTCTACGCCAGACCGAAGACGGGTTTCGGATCTCGGAAGAAGACCTTGCCATGCGGGGCGCAGGCGATGTGATCGGGACCGTGCAATCCGGTTTGCCCCGGTTTCGGATCGCCGATCTGGAACGGCAGGCGGGACTTATGGCGCTGGCCCAATCGGATGCGCGCAAGCTTTTGCACGATGATCCTGCCCTGCAGGGCGCGCGGGGGCAGGCGGCCCGTACCTTGCTTTGGTTGATGGAACAGGACAAGGCAATCCGTTTGATTTCAGTGGGTTAA
- the ligA gene encoding NAD-dependent DNA ligase LigA, whose amino-acid sequence MAPDALTKDQATKELAWLAETLGAANTAYHRDDAPDISDADYDRLKQRNLAIETAFPDLKRADTPTEKVGAEVAEGFGKVQHQVRMLSLGNAFSDNDVADFDTRIRRYLGFADDTALHYTAEPKIDGLSLSLRYENGALVQAATRGDGSVGENVTANARTISDIPHQINGAPDILEVRGEVYMSHEDFAALNKRQSDAGEKTFANPRNAAAGSLRQLDATITSKRPLRFFAYAWGAVSDALADTQSGAIARFAQMGFATNPLTARCDGTAQLLAHYHKIEAQRASLGYDIDGVVYKVDDLALQRRLGFRSTTPRWAIAHKFPAELAWTTLEAIDIQVGRTGALSPVARLQPVTVGGVVVSNATLHNQDYIAGRGGDGELIRDGRDIRVGDWVQVYRAGDVIPKIKDVDLGRRPPDATPYVFPTTCPECGSDAVREAGDAVHRCTGGLICPAQAVEKLKHFVSRAAFDIEGLGAKQVEQFYADGWIKTPADIFTLRGRYGSGLQQLQNREGWGEKSANNLFDAIDEKRKIPLARLIFGLGIRHVGESVGALLANHYGSWDAFDTAMRAAIIGEGPEWDDLTGIDGVGTVMATSLLTAMQQPGERASIDQLLAELDVQDAEQRATDSPVAGKTVVFTGTLERMTRAEAKASAEALGAKVSGSVSAKTDILVAGPGAGSKATKAADLGVEIMDEDTWLALIGAA is encoded by the coding sequence ATTGCCCCTGATGCGTTGACGAAAGACCAAGCCACAAAAGAGCTCGCCTGGCTGGCTGAAACGCTGGGTGCTGCAAATACAGCCTATCATCGTGATGATGCGCCGGACATCTCTGATGCTGACTATGATCGTCTGAAGCAACGCAATCTGGCGATTGAGACCGCGTTCCCCGATCTGAAACGGGCCGACACGCCGACCGAAAAGGTCGGTGCGGAGGTCGCTGAAGGATTCGGCAAGGTGCAGCATCAGGTCCGCATGTTGTCGCTGGGCAATGCCTTTAGTGATAATGACGTTGCCGATTTTGATACGCGCATCCGCCGCTATCTGGGCTTTGCCGATGATACAGCGCTGCACTACACAGCCGAGCCGAAGATTGACGGGCTGTCATTGTCGCTGCGCTACGAGAACGGGGCGTTGGTCCAGGCTGCCACCCGCGGTGATGGCAGCGTGGGTGAAAACGTGACAGCCAATGCGCGCACGATCAGTGACATACCCCATCAAATCAATGGCGCCCCGGATATTCTGGAAGTCCGCGGCGAGGTCTATATGAGCCACGAGGATTTCGCGGCCCTGAACAAGCGCCAGAGTGATGCTGGCGAAAAAACCTTTGCCAATCCACGCAATGCCGCGGCAGGATCCTTGCGCCAGCTTGATGCCACGATCACCAGCAAACGCCCGTTACGCTTTTTCGCATATGCGTGGGGGGCGGTGTCGGATGCGCTCGCGGACACGCAGTCAGGCGCCATTGCACGCTTTGCGCAGATGGGGTTTGCAACGAACCCGCTCACCGCACGCTGCGACGGGACCGCGCAGCTATTGGCACATTACCACAAGATCGAAGCCCAGCGGGCGAGTTTGGGCTATGATATTGATGGGGTTGTCTACAAGGTTGACGATCTTGCATTGCAACGCAGGCTTGGTTTTCGGTCGACCACGCCGCGTTGGGCCATCGCGCATAAATTCCCGGCCGAGCTTGCATGGACCACGCTTGAGGCGATTGACATTCAGGTGGGCCGCACAGGTGCGCTTTCCCCCGTGGCCCGGCTGCAGCCGGTGACTGTGGGCGGGGTCGTCGTGTCCAACGCGACATTGCACAATCAGGACTATATCGCGGGGCGCGGGGGCGATGGGGAACTGATCCGCGATGGCCGGGATATTCGGGTCGGTGATTGGGTGCAGGTCTATAGGGCAGGTGACGTCATCCCCAAGATCAAAGATGTCGATCTTGGCCGCAGACCACCCGATGCAACACCTTATGTTTTCCCGACGACCTGCCCTGAATGCGGATCAGACGCGGTCAGAGAGGCGGGCGACGCCGTTCATCGCTGCACTGGCGGCCTGATCTGCCCTGCGCAGGCCGTTGAAAAGCTCAAACATTTCGTCTCGCGCGCGGCCTTTGATATTGAAGGTCTTGGGGCCAAGCAGGTCGAACAATTCTACGCCGATGGCTGGATCAAAACGCCGGCGGATATTTTCACACTTCGCGGGCGCTATGGTTCTGGGCTGCAACAATTGCAGAACCGCGAGGGGTGGGGCGAAAAGAGTGCCAATAATCTCTTTGATGCGATTGACGAAAAACGAAAGATTCCGCTGGCGCGGCTGATCTTCGGGCTTGGGATCCGGCATGTGGGGGAATCTGTCGGCGCACTTTTGGCCAATCATTACGGATCGTGGGATGCATTTGATACGGCCATGCGTGCAGCGATCATTGGCGAAGGCCCCGAATGGGATGACCTGACCGGGATTGACGGCGTGGGAACTGTGATGGCCACCTCGCTGTTGACCGCGATGCAGCAACCCGGTGAGCGTGCCTCGATTGATCAGCTTTTGGCCGAACTGGATGTCCAGGACGCCGAACAGCGCGCAACCGACAGCCCCGTGGCCGGAAAGACGGTTGTTTTTACCGGCACGCTGGAACGTATGACCCGGGCCGAGGCCAAGGCCAGCGCCGAGGCATTGGGCGCGAAAGTGTCCGGGTCGGTCAGCGCCAAGACGGATATTCTGGTCGCCGGCCCGGGCGCGGGATCAAAGGCGACAAAAGCCGCCGATCTGGGGGTTGAGATCATGGACGAGGATACCTGGCTTGCCCTGATCGGGGCGGCATGA